The Kineothrix sp. IPX-CK genomic interval ACATCTCCGGAAGCTGGTGATGACTTATGCTGAATTAGATGGATATCAGTGCGAAGAGACAGAAAACGGTCAGAAAGCTATTGAAAAAGTAAATAGTACACAGTTTGATATCGTTGTGCTGGATGTCATGATGCCGGAACTCGATGGCTTTGAAACTCTGGGGGAAATACGCAAGGAAAGTCAGGTTCCGGTTATTATGCTTACTTCCCGCAGCGAGGAATATGACAAGCTGTTAGGCTTTCATCTTGGAGCGGACGATTATGTACCGAAGCCGTTTAGTCCAAAGGAACTGATGGCCCGTATCGGTGCTGTACTCAAGCGCAGCGGAAAAAGATCATGTGATAAGCTTTCTTTTGGAGAGTTTTGTGTTTCGCCCGGTTCAAGAACAGTAACCGCAGGTGAAAAAGTACTTAACCTGCCTCCTAAGGAGTTTGAGCTTCTACTGTATCTTGCACAGAATGAAGGACTTGTTCTCAGCCGGGAACAGCTGTTGAATAAGGTCTGGGGTTATGACTATTATGGCGACACACGTACCGTAGATACGCATATCAAATCACTTCGGGAACATCTGGGCGACTACAGGAAAGTAATTCAAACGGCATGGGGGGTTGGGTATAAATTTGAATATGAATAAGATTCGTAAGAGGCTGC includes:
- a CDS encoding response regulator transcription factor, producing the protein MPKLLIVDDDIHLRKLVMTYAELDGYQCEETENGQKAIEKVNSTQFDIVVLDVMMPELDGFETLGEIRKESQVPVIMLTSRSEEYDKLLGFHLGADDYVPKPFSPKELMARIGAVLKRSGKRSCDKLSFGEFCVSPGSRTVTAGEKVLNLPPKEFELLLYLAQNEGLVLSREQLLNKVWGYDYYGDTRTVDTHIKSLREHLGDYRKVIQTAWGVGYKFEYE